DNA from Candidatus Delongbacteria bacterium:
AAAAATATTAGATAAAATTAATATGATCGGTATCGATGGAAGAGGGCTTTATTTTCTTGATAACGAACTAAAAAACTTATCTTTAAGTAATAGCACTGAAGTTACTGCATAGTTTATAAAAAAATAGAGCTGATGTAAAAGTCAGCTTTTTTTACTGCCTGTCTAATAGGTCATTACAAGTGATTTCTGATATACATAACAAAAATATTTATTCGAATAATACTTAACGCTCAAATTTTTTAGATCATTTTAAACAGCTATCATATAGTTATGAAAGCATTTGTATAAACCATACCCAATCTTACTCGCTCAAACAATAGTACAACTACTAAAACATTGTTATACTTGCAAAAAAATATTACATTTAATCCAAAAAAAGGAGAGAAAATGACAACAAAGTTAATTGGTAAAACTAAATTGATCCTAGTTTTAATTTTGGTATTCCTGAGTTTTTTTGAATACTTGACAGCTTCCGAACTAAAGAGGAATGGTGAATTTGGAATAGCCTACGACAGATTAGAAGGCGGAGAGGGAGTATTAATCACTTATGTAAAAGAGAACTCTTCTGCTGATATTTCAGGAATTAAAACAAATGACATTATTACGAAAATTAATAATGTTAAAATTACATCTAAAGAGAGCATTACGGATTTAATCAAAAAGTCAAAATTTAAGGCGGGAGATAAAATCAATCTTGAAATCATTAGAGAAAACAAAGTTTTAAATACTGAGCTGAATTTCATTGAGAAACCTAGAGAGTCCCATCCAGATTTCGATATAATCTACGATTTCGTTGAAGTAAATAATTCAAAACTCAGAATGATTATTACAAAACCAAAAGGTAATGAAAAATATCCTGCATTGTTTTTTATACCTGGGTTTAATGCTGTTTCAATAGAC
Protein-coding regions in this window:
- a CDS encoding PDZ domain-containing protein → MTTKLIGKTKLILVLILVFLSFFEYLTASELKRNGEFGIAYDRLEGGEGVLITYVKENSSADISGIKTNDIITKINNVKITSKESITDLIKKSKFKAGDKINLEIIRENKVLNTELNFIEKPRESHPDFDIIYDFVEVNNSKLRMIITKPKGNEKYPALFFIPGFNAVSIDYPTASKSKNPYKELLYYYTLNGYVTCRVEKFGMGDSDLPLAEDVDFDSEVLGFKKGLQKLKQFDFVDNDRLFIFGHSMGGVIAPEISENENIKAIAVFGTLGRTWFEYSIENTRNQVTLRSDDYKAIEEYCRYNFNFASKFYIDKLTPKELIEKDSQ